A portion of the Eubacterium maltosivorans genome contains these proteins:
- a CDS encoding flavodoxin family protein, whose translation MNVLLLNGSPHTGGAGYKALAEMTGVFEKNGIETELVQVGNKAVRGCIACNYCREHGNCTFDDLVNEIAPKFEKADGLVVSSPVYYASANATMVALLDRLFYSTPFDKTMKVGASVVTARRGGLSATFDELNKYFTISGMPVASGQYWNSLHGRNADEAAEDLEGLQIMRTLAENMAFLIKSIALGKEQYGIPQKEETVYTNFIR comes from the coding sequence ATGAACGTGTTATTACTTAACGGCAGCCCTCATACAGGCGGCGCAGGTTATAAGGCTCTGGCGGAAATGACTGGAGTATTTGAGAAGAACGGAATTGAAACAGAGCTGGTTCAGGTGGGGAACAAAGCGGTCAGAGGCTGTATTGCCTGTAATTACTGCAGAGAGCATGGAAATTGTACCTTTGATGACCTGGTAAATGAAATTGCTCCCAAATTTGAAAAAGCAGATGGACTGGTCGTTTCCAGCCCGGTCTATTACGCGTCGGCCAATGCGACGATGGTGGCTCTTTTGGACCGGCTTTTTTACAGCACGCCCTTTGATAAAACCATGAAGGTGGGGGCGAGCGTTGTCACAGCCAGGCGCGGCGGCCTGTCGGCGACCTTTGACGAGCTAAATAAATATTTTACGATCAGCGGAATGCCAGTGGCGTCTGGACAGTATTGGAACAGCCTGCACGGCAGAAACGCGGATGAAGCGGCTGAAGATCTTGAGGGCCTGCAAATCATGAGAACCCTGGCTGAAAATATGGCATTTCTCATAAAATCCATTGCCCTTGGCAAGGAGCAGTATGGAATACCTCAAAAAGAGGAAACAGTATACACCAATTTTATCCGTTAA
- a CDS encoding helix-turn-helix domain-containing protein produces MQTNELYPAVKPFIQEDLLKFIDLASNASDMERILNTAARYIGNALILIDLFGAVLCYSSDFEILDPLWAENIRQGSYTGDFSRKVRANNSMQDWSRTGQPVQEITLEGDMQPKLVARIEEDRHVMAALVMVAHHTPICSMHQQTLPILAKLIYSAYTRNHPQAPVSLQDMPYAAALFALLDNASDNGPTNLDSLDFPAEMQAVTARLVDRYDNRYIKRAFSQEMQGIFPEGHLVQKKGYICALTSGVAPVQHEALEKLALQDNARIGISWRFSDIMDFHHYFNQSVSVIKLAEKHQDKNRVVNFTNYAFYALLENYTGKYPLDWYCHPALTQLRLHDQSHHTEYYETLRTFMITRCNQKQSAEQLFIHRNTLQYRLNRITALTGLDLSESMTTWVLLISFAIEKYKS; encoded by the coding sequence TTGCAGACAAATGAACTTTATCCGGCTGTCAAGCCTTTTATACAGGAGGATTTACTTAAATTTATCGATCTGGCCAGCAATGCTTCGGATATGGAACGCATTTTAAATACTGCTGCACGTTATATTGGAAACGCGCTGATCCTCATTGATCTCTTCGGCGCTGTGCTGTGCTATTCCAGCGATTTTGAAATTCTGGATCCTTTGTGGGCCGAAAACATCCGTCAAGGTTCATACACTGGCGATTTTTCACGTAAGGTCCGTGCCAATAATTCCATGCAGGACTGGAGCCGCACCGGCCAGCCTGTGCAGGAGATTACTCTGGAAGGCGATATGCAGCCTAAGCTCGTCGCACGAATCGAAGAAGACCGGCACGTAATGGCTGCCCTGGTGATGGTTGCCCATCATACCCCCATTTGCAGCATGCACCAACAGACACTTCCCATACTGGCAAAGCTGATTTACAGCGCTTACACCCGAAACCATCCGCAGGCACCCGTATCTCTACAGGACATGCCCTACGCCGCCGCGCTTTTTGCACTGCTTGACAACGCTTCAGACAATGGTCCCACCAATCTGGACAGCCTTGATTTTCCCGCAGAAATGCAGGCTGTAACCGCGCGCCTGGTCGACCGGTATGACAATCGATATATTAAGCGGGCCTTTTCGCAGGAAATGCAAGGTATTTTTCCTGAAGGGCATCTCGTCCAGAAAAAGGGATATATTTGCGCGCTCACCTCAGGCGTCGCTCCTGTCCAACATGAGGCTCTTGAAAAATTAGCGTTGCAAGACAATGCACGTATAGGAATCAGCTGGCGTTTTTCAGATATTATGGATTTTCATCACTACTTTAACCAATCGGTCAGCGTTATTAAACTCGCTGAAAAGCATCAGGATAAAAATCGCGTTGTAAATTTTACAAACTATGCCTTTTATGCTCTGCTTGAAAACTATACGGGTAAATATCCGCTGGACTGGTACTGCCATCCTGCCCTAACACAGCTAAGACTTCATGATCAAAGCCATCATACGGAATATTATGAAACGTTACGTACTTTTATGATCACAAGGTGTAATCAGAAACAATCAGCTGAACAGCTCTTTATTCATCGTAACACGCTCCAATACCGGTTGAACCGAATTACTGCCCTTACTGGTCTGGATTTATCCGAAAGCATGACCACTTGGGTTTTACTCATATCTTTTGCCATTGAAAAATACAAAAGCTAA
- a CDS encoding iron-containing alcohol dehydrogenase, with the protein MITSYEIFVPVIMGSGSSMRTGMKVREMGCSKTLVIYDKGMKDTGIADRILDSLHEAGLETVIFDGVVPDPPDTMVEAAAEEARKAGIDSIVAVGGGSAIDTAKGVNVLINNPPPISNYCGGVQNGLKPGVKMVFIPTTSGTGSEVTNMCVISLVAQKKKDSVVSPVCLANLAIVDPDLTLGLPPKMTAATGVDAFAHAVESLTGGQANPMADALAREAIRMIVKWLPVAIEDGKNLDAREHMILASTFAGMAFTNALVHMGHSIGHTFGALFHLPHGIACSLALPEVICYTAKTEAHKVREICDCMGVEVPQDADNITVGEIAREAIRCFLKKAGMPNMKELDIPKEPLGDIAKAVTQDIGYAIIPYRISASKVHELLLHAYDA; encoded by the coding sequence ATGATTACATCGTATGAGATTTTTGTACCCGTTATTATGGGAAGCGGTTCATCAATGCGTACCGGCATGAAAGTGCGGGAAATGGGATGCTCAAAAACGTTGGTCATTTATGACAAAGGAATGAAGGATACTGGCATCGCGGATCGCATTCTGGACAGTTTACACGAAGCGGGGCTGGAAACCGTGATTTTTGACGGCGTGGTGCCGGATCCGCCGGATACGATGGTAGAGGCTGCGGCAGAAGAAGCAAGGAAAGCAGGCATCGACAGTATTGTAGCTGTTGGTGGAGGAAGCGCGATCGATACAGCTAAAGGTGTCAATGTGCTGATCAATAATCCACCTCCGATCAGCAATTATTGTGGCGGCGTTCAGAATGGACTGAAGCCAGGAGTGAAAATGGTATTTATTCCTACAACAAGCGGCACGGGCAGTGAGGTGACAAATATGTGTGTTATTTCCCTTGTGGCGCAGAAAAAAAAGGACAGCGTTGTTTCGCCGGTATGCCTGGCTAATTTAGCGATTGTGGATCCGGACCTTACGCTGGGGCTTCCACCTAAAATGACTGCGGCTACAGGTGTCGATGCCTTTGCTCACGCGGTAGAGTCGCTGACTGGCGGACAGGCTAACCCAATGGCAGACGCGCTTGCGCGGGAAGCTATTCGAATGATCGTTAAATGGCTTCCGGTTGCAATTGAGGACGGAAAAAATTTGGACGCTCGTGAGCATATGATTTTAGCTTCAACCTTTGCTGGAATGGCCTTTACCAACGCACTGGTACATATGGGACATTCCATCGGTCATACCTTTGGTGCGTTATTTCACCTCCCGCATGGCATTGCCTGTTCTCTGGCGCTTCCGGAGGTCATTTGCTATACGGCAAAAACAGAAGCACATAAGGTTCGTGAAATTTGTGACTGTATGGGTGTAGAGGTGCCCCAGGATGCGGATAATATAACAGTGGGAGAAATAGCCCGTGAAGCCATCCGATGTTTTTTGAAAAAAGCTGGAATGCCAAATATGAAAGAACTGGATATTCCCAAAGAGCCTCTGGGGGATATCGCAAAAGCGGTAACCCAAGATATCGGGTATGCGATTATACCTTATCGTATCAGCGCTTCAAAAGTACATGAGCTGCTTCTGCATGCTTATGACGCATAA
- a CDS encoding aldehyde ferredoxin oxidoreductase C-terminal domain-containing protein: MWNKITLEMDTLSVNKLPLDEEYHFLGARSLVAEYLIRNVQPTCDALGPENRIIFCTTLFAGTPMTTAGRLSVGTKSPLTGGIKESSVGGWAATLMAGQGVKLIEVLGQSDGLYYLYIDPEGQVSLEDASHYQLMGNYAFSAAMRQKYGEKIAIMSIGQAGERQYKAASIQVTEFGEGYPSRAAGRGGVGAVMGSKGLKGIVIAKAIKTYKPEYVDEALFKKACGKINKMIASGASKDPFHNIGTISTIESTSKTGILPVQNFSGRLIADCRGVGAQTFLTNLAKRGGCNKKPCQPGCVVQCSNVYNDEKGDYLTSGFEYETVALFGPNCMITDLDMIARMDHLCDDMGIDTIEMGTGIAVCMEAGKLKWGDKAAAYALLEEVRDGTEFGMVLGNGCESAGKYLGCERIPVVKHQALAGYDPRNTKGTGVTYSTSPQGADHTAGLTMGRAFDDAGRAGQAYASNKLQSVLCFADSMMCLFAFSNCIPGVPHLAEMMEGLYGGSWKPADLLGLGVRCLLTEKKFNTLAGMTVADDRLPSFFYEERSRATGSQFDLIDEELDAIFEF; the protein is encoded by the coding sequence ATGTGGAATAAAATAACATTGGAGATGGATACGCTTTCAGTCAACAAATTGCCTTTGGATGAGGAATACCATTTTCTGGGCGCCCGGTCCCTGGTAGCGGAGTATTTAATCCGAAATGTCCAGCCAACCTGTGATGCTTTAGGGCCAGAAAACAGGATTATCTTTTGTACGACGCTATTTGCGGGCACACCAATGACGACTGCCGGGCGACTTTCGGTAGGTACAAAAAGCCCGTTGACTGGAGGCATTAAAGAAAGCAGCGTTGGAGGCTGGGCAGCAACGCTGATGGCAGGTCAGGGGGTAAAGCTGATTGAGGTTCTAGGTCAGTCAGACGGTCTGTATTATTTATATATTGACCCAGAAGGGCAGGTTTCATTGGAGGATGCCTCCCATTACCAGTTGATGGGTAATTATGCTTTTAGCGCAGCGATGCGTCAAAAATATGGTGAAAAAATTGCGATTATGTCTATCGGTCAGGCTGGAGAGCGCCAATATAAAGCGGCCTCTATTCAGGTGACAGAGTTTGGAGAAGGTTACCCATCCCGGGCTGCGGGGCGCGGAGGTGTTGGCGCAGTCATGGGAAGTAAGGGACTGAAAGGAATTGTTATTGCAAAAGCCATAAAGACTTACAAACCAGAATATGTTGATGAGGCACTTTTTAAAAAAGCCTGTGGAAAAATTAATAAAATGATCGCTTCTGGCGCATCGAAGGATCCTTTTCATAATATTGGAACCATATCAACCATTGAGTCGACCAGTAAAACAGGAATACTACCGGTTCAAAATTTTTCAGGCCGTCTGATAGCGGACTGCAGGGGCGTTGGCGCTCAGACCTTTTTGACCAACCTGGCCAAGCGGGGCGGCTGTAACAAAAAGCCCTGCCAGCCAGGCTGCGTGGTGCAGTGCTCCAATGTTTATAATGATGAAAAAGGCGATTACCTGACATCAGGATTTGAGTACGAGACGGTAGCGCTCTTTGGACCCAACTGCATGATTACCGACTTAGATATGATTGCGCGCATGGATCATCTTTGTGATGACATGGGAATTGATACCATCGAAATGGGGACAGGGATCGCAGTTTGTATGGAAGCAGGCAAGCTGAAATGGGGAGACAAGGCAGCGGCCTACGCGTTGCTTGAGGAAGTGCGTGATGGTACGGAATTTGGTATGGTGCTGGGAAACGGTTGTGAAAGCGCTGGAAAATACCTTGGCTGTGAGCGCATCCCTGTTGTTAAACATCAGGCTCTGGCAGGGTATGATCCCAGGAATACAAAGGGAACAGGGGTTACCTACTCCACCAGTCCTCAGGGGGCCGATCATACCGCAGGGCTGACTATGGGCCGGGCCTTTGATGACGCTGGACGCGCAGGGCAGGCCTATGCCTCAAATAAGCTGCAGTCTGTACTGTGCTTTGCAGACAGTATGATGTGTCTTTTTGCTTTTTCCAACTGTATTCCAGGGGTGCCCCATCTTGCTGAAATGATGGAAGGACTTTATGGCGGAAGCTGGAAGCCCGCCGATCTTCTGGGACTGGGCGTCAGATGTCTGTTGACGGAAAAGAAATTCAATACGCTGGCAGGAATGACCGTTGCAGATGACAGGCTGCCTTCCTTTTTCTATGAAGAGCGATCCAGAGCGACCGGTTCTCAGTTCGACTTAATTGATGAAGAGCTGGATGCCATCTTCGAATTCTAA